One window of Catonella massiliensis genomic DNA carries:
- a CDS encoding N-acetyltransferase, with the protein MDEALTVFKREGYVKVRLAYMKGNPQSSRFWRKCGFAETGIEKEDEHGVAVVLGKII; encoded by the coding sequence ATTGATGAAGCCTTAACCGTTTTTAAGCGAGAAGGATATGTAAAAGTGAGGCTTGCCTATATGAAGGGAAACCCTCAAAGCAGTAGATTTTGGCGGAAATGCGGGTTTGCTGAGACCGGAATTGAAAAGGAAGATGAACATGGAGTAGCCGTGGTTTTAGGGAAAATAATTTGA
- a CDS encoding DUF6361 family protein: MELGWIDFSKTERSKILSVLDLLSESGTLDELGIAPVRDGFSNLFFPGTTTIQTRAKYFFIVPYALKLLERTTETNPNRTFRALDAIEKTCGQTFLEQNSNENGIIGKRSLQSGGWVKRTPADIYWAGLKRYGIFTGGSLSLSEYIRISCAMKDKKTTLKKLGNRKDNAEENECDDKNAGDLFKMQFWKMPLYFDKWMENLSINLTKAEAELLQEQIIENCKGSLLACVLEMGITEFLDCESFRDLGAMIDKFPEAVQQDYWLALALSDFIYVIRTVYNIIISDGQNEAANDELERLKPELKELADIDVDFILNKLEVFTNPLLKKFLKQSQDLMIVGDIEGLKKCINNREVQLKGTNRAKTTHPGEFDVNEWIGGGELDYRFFNARTIVRDIFESEGKTDVKSK; this comes from the coding sequence ATGGAATTAGGTTGGATAGACTTTTCAAAAACAGAACGAAGCAAAATACTTAGCGTTTTAGATTTGCTTTCAGAAAGCGGTACTTTGGATGAGCTTGGTATTGCACCTGTTAGAGATGGCTTTTCCAACCTCTTTTTTCCGGGTACAACGACCATCCAAACGAGAGCCAAATACTTCTTTATTGTTCCGTATGCTTTGAAGTTGTTGGAGAGAACTACGGAAACAAATCCAAATCGGACTTTCAGAGCATTGGACGCTATCGAAAAGACCTGCGGACAGACATTCCTTGAACAGAACAGTAATGAAAACGGTATTATCGGAAAGCGTTCATTACAGTCCGGTGGATGGGTTAAGAGAACTCCTGCGGATATTTATTGGGCAGGTCTGAAACGGTATGGTATTTTTACCGGAGGTAGCTTATCACTTTCGGAGTACATAAGGATTTCCTGTGCTATGAAAGACAAAAAGACTACTCTCAAAAAGCTCGGAAATAGAAAGGATAATGCAGAAGAAAATGAGTGCGATGATAAAAACGCTGGCGACTTATTCAAAATGCAGTTTTGGAAAATGCCCTTGTATTTCGATAAGTGGATGGAGAATCTGTCTATAAACCTCACAAAAGCTGAAGCGGAATTATTGCAAGAACAGATTATAGAAAATTGCAAGGGCAGTTTGCTTGCTTGTGTTCTTGAAATGGGTATAACTGAATTTCTTGATTGTGAATCATTTAGAGATTTAGGGGCAATGATAGATAAATTCCCTGAAGCTGTGCAGCAGGATTATTGGCTTGCCCTTGCCTTATCTGACTTCATTTATGTAATTCGTACCGTTTATAACATCATCATTTCGGATGGACAGAATGAAGCAGCCAATGATGAATTGGAAAGGTTAAAACCTGAACTTAAAGAGCTTGCGGATATAGATGTTGATTTCATTCTGAATAAGCTCGAAGTGTTTACGAATCCGCTTCTCAAAAAGTTCTTGAAGCAGTCGCAGGATCTGATGATTGTTGGAGATATTGAAGGACTCAAAAAGTGTATTAACAATCGAGAGGTACAGCTTAAGGGTACAAACAGAGCCAAGACCACACATCCGGGAGAATTTGATGTTAATGAGTGGATTGGCGGTGGAGAGCTTGATTATCGTTTCTTCAATGCAAGAACGATAGTCAGAGATATTTTTGAAAGCGAGGGTAAGACTGATGTTAAATCCAAATAA
- a CDS encoding NTF2 fold immunity protein, producing MDEKELKQYLSALVLEFATKMNEIETYIYLKSEEDEDDEKDWFEEFNKRYQPVFEAYCTDKKRVYGGNPRSFGCPPEYSGIESAYETKVEFKNERKAEVIFKTETKEFGDTGYLFVAVKKKTGWKIDSYKRWSNWKKKWVNGIL from the coding sequence ATGGACGAGAAAGAATTAAAACAATATTTATCGGCATTAGTGCTGGAATTTGCGACAAAAATGAATGAAATAGAAACTTATATTTATCTAAAGTCAGAAGAAGACGAAGATGATGAGAAAGACTGGTTTGAAGAATTTAACAAGCGGTATCAACCTGTTTTTGAGGCTTATTGTACGGATAAAAAGCGTGTGTATGGTGGAAATCCCCGCAGTTTTGGCTGCCCTCCGGAATATTCAGGGATTGAATCTGCATACGAAACAAAAGTTGAGTTTAAAAATGAGCGTAAAGCAGAAGTTATCTTTAAGACAGAAACTAAAGAATTTGGTGATACAGGCTATTTATTTGTTGCTGTCAAAAAGAAAACCGGCTGGAAAATTGACAGTTATAAAAGATGGAGTAACTGGAAGAAAAAGTGGGTAAATGGGATTTTGTAG
- a CDS encoding DUF1697 domain-containing protein — translation MRYILLLRGINVGGKNKVSMSDFKELLKNSGFKNVISYINSGNLFFDSEEDQKSCVSNIRYLLETNCDFSIPFALLTKEEYLKEREKLPDWWNEDLARRDILFFSSDLDKTSVLDFLDKIVFYNEIVYVGKCAVFWGKYNESEYLKTSYHKKLMKQDFYKKITIRNGNTFERIAEILESE, via the coding sequence TTGAGATATATACTTTTACTGCGTGGAATAAATGTAGGTGGGAAGAATAAGGTGTCTATGAGTGACTTCAAAGAACTTTTGAAAAATTCAGGGTTTAAGAATGTTATTTCCTACATAAACAGTGGAAATTTGTTTTTTGATAGCGAGGAGGACCAGAAAAGTTGTGTCAGTAATATAAGGTATTTATTAGAAACTAACTGCGATTTTTCTATTCCATTTGCCTTACTCACCAAAGAAGAGTATTTAAAAGAAAGAGAAAAACTACCTGATTGGTGGAATGAGGATTTGGCAAGAAGAGATATTTTATTCTTTTCAAGTGATTTAGACAAAACAAGCGTTCTTGATTTTTTAGATAAAATTGTTTTTTATAATGAAATAGTATATGTTGGAAAATGTGCGGTATTTTGGGGAAAATATAATGAGTCAGAATACCTGAAAACATCCTACCATAAGAAATTGATGAAACAAGATTTTTATAAAAAAATTACAATCAGAAATGGTAATACATTTGAAAGGATAGCAGAAATTCTTGAAAGTGAATAG
- a CDS encoding helix-turn-helix domain-containing protein, with product MEEKTFQNRMRELRESTGLNRKEFCEQFDIPYRTVTEWELGHRNAPPYVFRFLEYYIRMQELMKEKGVEKNIR from the coding sequence ATGGAAGAAAAGACATTTCAGAATAGGATGAGAGAACTGCGGGAATCTACAGGGCTTAATAGAAAAGAGTTTTGCGAACAATTTGATATTCCTTACAGAACGGTGACAGAATGGGAGTTAGGACATAGAAATGCACCACCGTATGTATTTAGATTTTTGGAATATTATATCCGTATGCAGGAGTTGATGAAAGAAAAGGGTGTTGAGAAAAACATAAGATAG
- a CDS encoding DUF6892 domain-containing protein yields the protein MTREKRAEKWFRGIPNAELISMEEKMNICDKAAREMMTEFFWMSALGCISLLVMCGKMIFDFIVGLINYISGENAGKNYYIGIVYIGVVIVFLVIIYPLISAILDKNKYIKSEAEKIIKAIEKNKANEKYSEDFYNDMEEGYLQFDNFNFKLAIIQELMYDLNVLQPEFDIYEFAKEYKGKEIDTESDTVIEPALEYFKNLQIPKSLAKEVGSFYMDGGNEVYMNIIPQWDGEDGYFDLNDVSLTELRQFPNLTEATILTDDFDKIKKIFDAAGIKVELL from the coding sequence ATGACAAGAGAAAAAAGAGCAGAAAAATGGTTTAGAGGTATCCCCAATGCTGAACTAATAAGCATGGAAGAAAAAATGAATATATGTGACAAGGCAGCAAGGGAGATGATGACTGAATTTTTTTGGATGTCAGCATTGGGTTGTATTTCGCTGTTAGTGATGTGTGGTAAAATGATATTTGATTTTATAGTAGGATTAATTAATTACATTTCTGGAGAGAATGCCGGAAAAAATTATTATATTGGTATTGTATATATAGGAGTGGTTATAGTCTTTTTAGTTATAATATATCCTTTAATATCTGCTATTTTAGATAAGAATAAATATATCAAATCTGAAGCAGAAAAGATTATTAAGGCTATAGAAAAAAACAAGGCGAATGAGAAATATAGTGAAGATTTTTATAATGATATGGAAGAAGGCTATCTTCAGTTTGACAATTTTAATTTTAAGCTTGCAATCATACAAGAGTTGATGTATGACTTAAATGTATTACAACCTGAGTTTGATATTTATGAATTTGCAAAAGAGTATAAGGGTAAAGAGATTGACACAGAAAGTGATACTGTAATTGAGCCTGCACTTGAGTATTTTAAGAACTTGCAGATACCTAAGAGCTTAGCAAAAGAAGTCGGATCATTTTACATGGATGGCGGCAATGAAGTGTATATGAATATCATTCCGCAGTGGGACGGCGAGGACGGGTATTTTGATTTGAATGATGTAAGCCTCACGGAGCTTAGACAATTTCCAAATCTAACTGAAGCAACCATTCTGACGGATGATTTTGATAAAATAAAGAAGATATTCGATGCAGCAGGTATTAAGGTGGAATTATTATAA
- a CDS encoding leucine-rich repeat domain-containing protein, with translation MGVSFSEDRIDFRGKLTTGEIKQIVRNGGADTLQTDTLPLDISTLQRLNEEYFAKYPHTELRIYTYGSCDLSLLKVMDKVRKLSVEASSGILGIDAIYQLPALKHLCVETPKIEDKDFLVKIPVSLESLDLDIAAKSFDLKPLTRFTELKVLGLHKCKKNIEAISELKQLQSLKLHGITPDSYSFVNELPRLKNLAISGGNTGDLSELYGNKTITGLYLFHLPKMNDLDILANLPNLEAAEVCQLANVSKLPDLCKSKLQHLCLENMKNLLDFKPLQFAPALKTAAETVCPAAITADTILPVMLNLKTKQCAFFTSSSNKNKEFEKLASKYDKKYEANTHIVRQIIFPDGRM, from the coding sequence ATGGGAGTTTCATTTTCAGAAGATAGAATTGATTTTAGAGGAAAGCTAACAACTGGTGAAATAAAGCAAATCGTTAGAAACGGTGGTGCAGATACTTTACAGACAGACACACTTCCACTAGATATATCTACCCTGCAAAGGCTAAATGAGGAATATTTTGCTAAATATCCGCACACTGAGCTTCGTATTTACACATATGGAAGCTGTGATTTAAGCCTTCTTAAAGTTATGGATAAAGTAAGAAAATTATCTGTAGAAGCTTCCTCGGGGATATTGGGGATTGATGCAATTTATCAACTGCCTGCACTAAAGCATCTATGTGTGGAAACACCTAAGATAGAGGATAAGGATTTCCTTGTTAAAATTCCTGTTTCTTTAGAAAGCCTTGACTTGGATATTGCAGCCAAATCCTTTGATTTGAAACCTTTAACAAGGTTTACCGAATTAAAAGTCTTAGGCTTACATAAGTGTAAAAAAAATATAGAGGCAATTTCAGAGTTAAAGCAGTTACAAAGCCTGAAATTACACGGGATTACCCCGGATTCATATTCATTTGTAAATGAGCTGCCAAGGCTTAAAAATCTGGCGATTTCAGGCGGCAATACCGGGGATTTGTCTGAGCTCTATGGAAATAAGACGATTACCGGCTTATACCTGTTTCACCTGCCTAAAATGAATGACCTTGATATACTTGCAAACCTGCCTAATTTGGAAGCTGCAGAAGTGTGTCAGCTTGCAAATGTAAGTAAACTTCCTGATTTGTGCAAGTCGAAATTACAGCATTTATGTCTTGAAAATATGAAAAACCTCTTAGACTTTAAGCCATTACAATTTGCACCCGCACTAAAGACTGCCGCTGAAACAGTATGTCCTGCTGCCATTACCGCAGATACCATACTTCCTGTTATGCTAAATCTTAAGACCAAGCAATGTGCATTTTTTACAAGCAGCTCTAATAAGAACAAAGAGTTTGAGAAATTGGCTTCTAAGTATGATAAAAAATATGAGGCAAATACCCATATAGTAAGACAGATTATATTTCCTGATGGAAGGATGTAG
- a CDS encoding helicase-related protein: MADVNVAGQLDEIEKRIMAGLKDFQRATVNRIDELYRAGQIRVLVSDEVGLGKTLIARGTIAKLAKLQKESGDNLVKVVYVCSNASIAEQNLNKLRITSELKTESTSSSRLSMQHLNIFKQENDTELLNRYIQLIPLTPDTSFRMTSGAGTVSERALIYAILRRMPELSMYRKALEVAMEDYAVSAWDGWARDWYETQVKECDKTSGGKYLAYMLEKLSAELNMQADGKNNVLDMIISMCKQIKSNGYKQQNNNAVIGKLRVIFAKISLDKLEPDLVIMDEFQRFKYLINSDSDTETGMLANKFFNSSKVRMLLLSATPYKMYSTLEEIDETQVDEHYSEFFDVMNFLNISENEKAEFKTVWSDYSVKLKELSDGDTTVLSAKNAAEDAMYQHICRTERISASENADIIDDQDVAAPLSVMEQDIKSYVQAQKLLEDIGASFNVPVDYVKSTPYLMSFMRDYQLKRHIEKYFAEHPDEINKVNKDTFWLKRRTLDRYDKVPNNNARLDRVMSHTFKDNAELLLWVPPARPYYQLQGVFKNVSDFSKTLVFSSWEMVPRMIAGLLSYEAERKTVGKLAKANEDKEAHYFYNGEKRYPSARLSFSVSNGMPNAMTLFCLMYPSQLLSRCYDPIDCINRGLTLREIEKEIKGKIADKLAKYETTTSGVQDKRWYYIAPFLLDGAGYVTTWLNSDSELTSYDDEDEKTKRQKGFLTHLQALKELYYETDYGRKCNLGKKPDDLLDVLTDMAIASPAIVINRNYQTYCKKGESFPSFLPSQIAKIFINRMNTAESTATIELACGKKSDDAHWQNLLTYCKQGNLQAMFDEYAHLITNGLDADNNLIDNLHHSIATSMDVRTTIYTVDTFNSFKARANGGKDKAMALRSHFAVAFTKGDGKEKDADRKKVIRNAFNSPFRPFVLASTSIGQEGLDFHNYCRRIVHWNLPYNPIDLEQREGRINRFECLAIRQNIAKRYGTVPFTKNIWKEMFEEAAKVENGGEGSDLIPFWGLTEKEDMVRIERIVPMYPFSRDELAYERLIKILSLYRLTLGQARQEELLEYIFKNCDDLEDMKNYFINLSPYYKNH, translated from the coding sequence ATGGCTGATGTAAATGTTGCAGGTCAGTTAGATGAAATTGAAAAACGAATTATGGCTGGACTGAAAGATTTTCAAAGAGCCACCGTTAATCGTATTGATGAATTGTATCGTGCAGGACAAATACGTGTTTTAGTATCGGACGAAGTAGGTCTTGGAAAGACCCTGATCGCACGTGGTACGATAGCAAAACTTGCGAAATTGCAGAAGGAGTCCGGAGATAATCTCGTCAAGGTAGTTTATGTTTGTTCCAATGCTTCGATAGCAGAACAGAACCTAAACAAACTCAGAATTACGAGTGAGCTGAAAACGGAAAGCACAAGTTCCTCCCGCTTGTCTATGCAGCATTTGAATATTTTTAAGCAGGAAAATGACACAGAGCTACTCAACCGTTACATACAGCTTATTCCTCTTACTCCTGATACATCTTTCCGAATGACTTCCGGTGCGGGTACAGTATCGGAAAGAGCATTGATATACGCAATTTTAAGAAGAATGCCGGAGCTTTCAATGTATCGAAAAGCATTGGAAGTTGCTATGGAGGATTATGCGGTTAGTGCTTGGGATGGTTGGGCAAGAGATTGGTATGAAACACAGGTAAAAGAATGCGATAAAACTTCCGGTGGAAAGTACCTTGCGTATATGTTGGAGAAATTATCGGCAGAGCTGAATATGCAGGCGGACGGTAAGAATAACGTTCTTGATATGATAATCTCAATGTGCAAGCAGATTAAAAGCAACGGATATAAGCAGCAAAATAACAATGCTGTTATCGGCAAGCTGAGAGTGATTTTTGCAAAAATCAGCTTAGACAAACTTGAACCTGACCTTGTAATAATGGACGAATTTCAGAGGTTCAAATATCTGATAAACTCGGACTCGGACACAGAAACGGGTATGCTTGCAAATAAGTTCTTTAATTCCAGTAAGGTCAGAATGCTTCTGCTTTCGGCAACACCGTATAAGATGTATTCAACCCTTGAGGAAATAGACGAAACACAGGTCGATGAGCATTACTCTGAGTTCTTTGATGTAATGAACTTCCTTAACATATCGGAAAATGAGAAAGCTGAGTTTAAGACGGTATGGAGTGATTACTCCGTAAAACTGAAAGAATTGTCCGATGGAGATACAACCGTTCTGTCTGCGAAAAATGCTGCGGAGGACGCAATGTATCAGCACATTTGCAGAACCGAACGTATTTCAGCGTCAGAAAATGCGGATATAATTGATGACCAAGATGTTGCAGCTCCGCTTAGTGTTATGGAGCAGGATATTAAGTCCTATGTTCAGGCACAAAAGTTACTTGAGGATATAGGAGCTTCGTTTAATGTTCCGGTTGATTATGTAAAATCAACTCCGTATCTGATGTCCTTTATGCGTGACTATCAGTTGAAGCGCCATATTGAAAAATACTTTGCTGAACATCCTGATGAAATCAACAAAGTGAATAAAGATACTTTTTGGCTTAAGAGAAGAACACTTGATCGATATGATAAAGTGCCGAATAATAATGCCCGACTTGACAGAGTGATGTCACATACATTTAAAGACAATGCGGAGCTTCTCTTGTGGGTTCCTCCGGCACGTCCATATTATCAGCTGCAGGGTGTATTTAAGAATGTATCTGATTTTTCCAAAACACTTGTGTTCTCATCGTGGGAAATGGTTCCCCGAATGATTGCAGGCTTATTGTCTTACGAAGCAGAAAGAAAAACGGTTGGAAAACTGGCAAAGGCAAATGAGGATAAAGAAGCACATTATTTCTATAACGGAGAAAAGCGTTATCCTTCTGCTCGATTGAGTTTTTCGGTAAGCAATGGAATGCCAAACGCAATGACCTTATTTTGCTTGATGTATCCGTCGCAGTTACTTTCAAGATGTTATGACCCGATTGATTGTATAAATAGAGGACTTACACTTAGGGAAATTGAGAAAGAAATCAAGGGTAAGATAGCAGATAAACTTGCAAAATACGAAACTACGACTTCGGGTGTGCAGGATAAACGCTGGTATTATATCGCTCCATTCTTACTTGACGGAGCTGGGTATGTTACTACTTGGCTGAACAGCGACAGCGAATTAACCTCTTATGATGATGAAGATGAAAAGACCAAACGACAGAAAGGTTTTCTTACCCATTTACAAGCACTTAAAGAGCTTTATTATGAAACGGATTACGGAAGAAAGTGCAATCTCGGCAAAAAGCCGGATGACCTTTTAGATGTACTGACTGATATGGCAATCGCTTCTCCTGCGATTGTAATTAACCGAAACTATCAGACCTATTGTAAAAAGGGTGAATCTTTTCCGAGCTTTCTGCCAAGTCAGATAGCCAAAATTTTTATCAACAGAATGAATACTGCGGAATCTACCGCTACGATAGAATTGGCTTGCGGAAAGAAGTCGGATGACGCTCATTGGCAGAATCTCCTTACCTACTGCAAGCAAGGAAATCTGCAAGCAATGTTTGATGAGTACGCTCATCTGATTACAAACGGCTTGGACGCTGATAACAATTTAATCGATAATCTACATCATTCCATTGCAACATCAATGGATGTTAGAACAACGATTTATACTGTAGATACTTTTAACAGTTTTAAGGCAAGAGCTAATGGAGGAAAGGATAAAGCCATGGCACTTCGTTCTCACTTTGCGGTTGCCTTTACAAAGGGCGATGGAAAAGAGAAAGACGCAGACCGAAAAAAAGTAATAAGAAATGCGTTCAACTCTCCGTTCAGACCGTTTGTGTTGGCGTCCACCTCTATTGGACAGGAGGGATTGGACTTCCACAACTACTGCCGACGAATTGTTCATTGGAATCTGCCGTATAACCCGATTGATTTGGAGCAGCGAGAAGGAAGAATAAACCGCTTTGAGTGTTTGGCTATCCGACAGAATATTGCCAAGCGATACGGTACAGTTCCGTTCACAAAGAACATTTGGAAAGAAATGTTTGAAGAAGCGGCAAAGGTCGAAAATGGTGGCGAGGGTTCAGACCTGATTCCATTTTGGGGACTTACCGAAAAGGAAGATATGGTAAGGATTGAGCGAATTGTTCCGATGTACCCGTTCAGCAGAGATGAGCTGGCATACGAAAGACTTATCAAAATACTTTCACTCTATCGTCTTACATTAGGACAGGCTCGTCAGGAAGAACTGTTAGAGTACATTTTTAAGAATTGTGATGACCTGGAGGATATGAAGAACTACTTTATAAATCTGAGTCCGTATTATAAGAATCACTAA
- a CDS encoding imm68 putative immunity domain-containing protein — protein MYIENKYWNNYIGDTDDSLNLIAFLEDQDSNEISFSEILEKTGLHKQGNNFRKTVGHLGFTNSMGIYVDFHFAIDVITDLAAILLECKVSGNVDLHELEPFDTSSRIINIIATEEDYKLLDSILADFSDNPLEYDLCELVPQEDMSEMAEICGSLRQELLS, from the coding sequence ATGTATATTGAAAATAAATATTGGAATAACTACATTGGGGATACAGACGATAGCCTTAATCTTATTGCTTTTTTAGAAGATCAGGATAGTAATGAAATATCCTTTTCTGAAATACTGGAAAAGACAGGACTTCATAAACAAGGTAACAACTTTAGAAAAACAGTTGGTCACTTGGGATTCACTAATTCTATGGGTATTTATGTTGATTTTCATTTTGCTATTGATGTAATAACTGATCTTGCGGCGATATTATTAGAATGTAAAGTAAGTGGCAACGTCGATTTACATGAATTAGAACCATTTGATACATCTTCTCGTATAATAAATATTATTGCAACAGAGGAAGACTATAAGCTTTTGGATAGTATACTTGCCGACTTTTCGGATAATCCGCTTGAGTATGACCTATGCGAACTTGTCCCACAAGAGGATATGTCCGAAATGGCAGAAATCTGCGGAAGTCTCAGACAAGAGTTGTTAAGCTAA
- a CDS encoding PQQ-binding-like beta-propeller repeat protein produces the protein MVRAYPLILEGVHFRHHGIIGIYQIKEKIAVLHDAFGSAPEEQPADDKRKPNYIMLDMFSKDFKEHSKAHLCYYQEKFFSASDALLYEDGGRFILNTKKYKGYIATIEKLIEVSDTALVEIGQSPEPVKEIYNDSKNYRFGDLEVYMHSPFIMACRDIHSGEIVWKTKTGGYLYTEVKEENGIIYFGTDGNGGKFFALNLQDGSIKYRYNTRGTSNFIFYKDYVLLSNEKNKPILINRNDGSLFKEIEFEKYIITAYQQMIIVNDNLYAIASKKDTVYAVCTGLAEM, from the coding sequence ATGGTAAGAGCTTATCCGCTTATACTTGAAGGTGTTCATTTTAGACACCATGGCATAATAGGTATTTATCAAATAAAAGAAAAGATTGCAGTCCTACACGATGCATTTGGCTCAGCGCCGGAGGAACAGCCGGCTGATGATAAAAGAAAGCCAAACTATATTATGTTGGATATGTTTTCAAAGGATTTTAAGGAACATAGTAAAGCTCATTTATGTTATTATCAGGAGAAATTCTTTTCTGCCTCAGACGCTCTGCTGTATGAAGATGGCGGAAGATTTATATTAAATACAAAAAAGTACAAGGGATATATAGCTACAATAGAAAAGCTTATTGAAGTTTCGGATACAGCCTTGGTTGAAATAGGACAGTCACCGGAGCCGGTAAAGGAAATATATAATGATAGTAAAAATTATAGATTCGGAGACTTGGAAGTGTATATGCATTCTCCATTTATTATGGCTTGTAGAGATATTCACTCAGGAGAGATTGTCTGGAAAACAAAAACAGGCGGATATTTATATACGGAAGTAAAGGAAGAAAACGGTATTATTTATTTTGGCACTGATGGCAATGGCGGCAAGTTCTTCGCTCTTAATTTGCAAGATGGCAGTATAAAGTATCGTTATAACACAAGGGGAACTTCAAACTTTATATTTTATAAAGACTATGTATTACTATCGAATGAAAAGAATAAACCGATTTTAATAAACCGAAATGATGGCTCGTTATTTAAGGAGATAGAGTTTGAAAAATATATAATAACCGCATATCAGCAAATGATTATTGTAAATGATAATCTGTATGCTATTGCATCTAAAAAGGATACTGTTTATGCGGTATGTACCGGATTGGCTGAAATGTAA